A window of Eubacteriaceae bacterium ES3 contains these coding sequences:
- a CDS encoding ABC transporter ATP-binding protein, with amino-acid sequence MLTIQEITKKFNAGTVNEKIALSGLSLTLNEGDFVTLIGGNGAGKSTLLNCVAGVHPVDSGSITIDSIDVTKLSEHKRASYIGRVFQDPMLGTAGNMGIEENLALAYRRGKSRGLRWGISNQEREIYKELLSHLDLGLENRLHAKVGLLSGGQRQALTLLMATLKKPRLLLLDEHTAALDPKTADKVLKLSDRFVKEGKLTTMMVTHNMRHAIEFGNRLIMMHEGRIILDIKGPEKEKLTVEDLLKQFGQVSGEEFANDRALLA; translated from the coding sequence ATGCTGACAATTCAAGAAATTACAAAAAAATTCAACGCTGGAACTGTCAATGAAAAAATAGCCTTAAGCGGATTGTCCCTGACTTTAAATGAAGGAGACTTTGTGACCTTAATCGGCGGAAACGGCGCCGGCAAGTCAACCCTGCTCAATTGCGTAGCAGGTGTTCATCCTGTGGATTCGGGTTCTATTACTATCGATTCTATTGATGTCACAAAGCTTTCTGAACATAAAAGAGCCTCTTATATTGGTCGCGTCTTTCAGGATCCGATGCTGGGAACTGCCGGCAATATGGGTATTGAAGAGAATCTGGCACTGGCCTACCGCCGGGGAAAATCTCGTGGTCTGCGCTGGGGGATCAGTAATCAGGAACGAGAAATCTACAAAGAATTACTGAGTCACCTGGACTTGGGTCTTGAAAACCGGCTTCATGCCAAGGTCGGTCTGCTTTCCGGCGGTCAGAGACAGGCCCTTACACTCCTAATGGCCACACTTAAAAAACCCCGTCTCCTGCTCCTCGATGAACATACAGCGGCACTTGATCCTAAAACTGCCGACAAGGTGCTAAAGTTAAGTGACCGGTTTGTCAAAGAAGGTAAACTGACAACCATGATGGTTACCCACAATATGCGACACGCCATTGAATTTGGAAACCGCTTGATTATGATGCATGAGGGCCGAATTATCCTGGATATTAAAGGTCCAGAAAAAGAAAAGCTGACGGTTGAGGACCTACTGAAACAGTTCGGACAGGTCAGTGGTGAAGAGTTCGCCAACGACCGTGCACTTTTAGCCTAG